The following is a genomic window from Streptomyces lincolnensis.
GACGGAGGCCCTGTCCGCCCTGAACGCCGAACAGGCCGACCAACTGGCCGACCTGCTACGGGAGTTGCTGGCCTCGACGCAGAGGTGACCCCGGCGCCGGGACCGGTCGTCACCCGACGTGCGCGGCGAGCGCCGCCTCGATCGCGGCCGGTCCGGCGGTGTCGTCCGCCCAGGCCACGTATCCGTCGGGGCGCACCAGGACGGTCGTACGGCGGTCGCTCGCCCAGCGCTCCACGGTGAGGCGGCCCTCGCGGGCGGCCCGGCCCTCGTACGGCTCCGGGGTGATCAGGACGAACCGTCCGCCGCGCAGGGCCTCGTAGAGACGGCCGCCGCCGGCGAGAGCGGCGTCCGGGACGCGGGTGCCGGCCAGGCGGTGGGAGCCGCGCGGGGCCGGGTAGCGGTAGCCGATGCCGGAGATCTGGGCGAGGATCCTGCGCCGGGCGGGGCCGGCCAGGTTGACGAACGCGGTGACGAGGGCGCGTGCGGTGCGCGGCACCGGGCTCTGCGCCCGCGCCAGCCTGACCAGACCGCCACTGCTGCGCAGCACCGCCTTGCCGACCGGGTGGCGCTCGGCCTCGTAGGTGTCCAGAAGGCTCTCGGGCGCCCGTCCCTGGACGGCCGCGGCGAGCTTCCAGCCGAGGTTGGCCGCGTCCTGGAGCCCGGTGTTCATGCCCTGGCCGCCCGCCGGGGAGTGGATGTGCGCGGCGTCACCGGCGAGGAAGACCCGGCCGACCCGGTACCGCGGCGCCTGGCGCTCGTCGCTGTGGAAGCGGGAGAGCCAGCGGGCGTCGTGCATGCCGTAGTCGGTGCCGAGGGCCCGGCGGGTGACGTCCTTGACCTCGTCGAGGTCGAGCGGCGCGTCGTCGGCCACCTCGTGGCGCCGGTTCCAGCCCATGACCCGGTACCAGCCGTCACCGAAGGAGGCGATCATCGCGAAGGAGTCTCCCGCGCCGTTGACCGTGAGCACGCCCTCGGGCTTCTGCGCCAGCCGGACGTCCGCCAGGAACAGCGACTTGATGACGGAGACCCCCGGAAAGGGCAGTCCGATCGCCTGGCGTACGGCGCTTTGATGGCCGTCCGCGCCCACGACGTAGGCCGCGCGCCGGGTGGTGACCGTGCCGTCCGCGCCGCGCACCTCCAGGTCGACGCCGTCGTCGTCCTGACGCAGCCCGACGACCTCGCTCTCGTGGGCGAACTCGACGCCCGCCTCGCGCGCCCACCGCTCCAGCAGCCGCTCGACCTCGTACTGCGGGGTGATGAGCAGGAAGGGGAAGCGGGACGGCAGCGTGCCCAGGTCGAGGGAGAGGCGCCGGAAGAGCCGCAGGCCGGTGATGGTGTCGCCGGTGGCCAGCAGCGGGTCGGCGAGGCCGCGGGCGTCCAGCTGCTCCAGGGTGCGGGCGTGGACACCGAAGGCACGGGAGAGGTTGCTGATCTTGTGGGGGCGCCTCTCGACGACGGTGACGGGGACACCGGCGGTGGCGAGGTCACCGGCCAGCAGCAGGCCGGTGGGGCCGGAACCGACGACGATCACGGACGTGGGGTCGGGGCGGGTGCCGTTCATGGTGGCCTCCTGATGCCAACGACTGCTTGCCAACGGTTGT
Proteins encoded in this region:
- a CDS encoding FAD-dependent monooxygenase translates to MNGTRPDPTSVIVVGSGPTGLLLAGDLATAGVPVTVVERRPHKISNLSRAFGVHARTLEQLDARGLADPLLATGDTITGLRLFRRLSLDLGTLPSRFPFLLITPQYEVERLLERWAREAGVEFAHESEVVGLRQDDDGVDLEVRGADGTVTTRRAAYVVGADGHQSAVRQAIGLPFPGVSVIKSLFLADVRLAQKPEGVLTVNGAGDSFAMIASFGDGWYRVMGWNRRHEVADDAPLDLDEVKDVTRRALGTDYGMHDARWLSRFHSDERQAPRYRVGRVFLAGDAAHIHSPAGGQGMNTGLQDAANLGWKLAAAVQGRAPESLLDTYEAERHPVGKAVLRSSGGLVRLARAQSPVPRTARALVTAFVNLAGPARRRILAQISGIGYRYPAPRGSHRLAGTRVPDAALAGGGRLYEALRGGRFVLITPEPYEGRAAREGRLTVERWASDRRTTVLVRPDGYVAWADDTAGPAAIEAALAAHVG